Within Streptomyces roseirectus, the genomic segment GCCGATGCGGCGGCGGCGATCGGGTGTGGGCTGGGGGAGATCTGTAAGTCGTTGATTTTCGCGGCGGACGGGGTGCCGGTGGTGGTGTTGATGGATGGGGCGTCGAGGGTTGATGTGGGGGCGGTCAGGGGGGTGTTGGGGGTGGAGGAGGTGACGCGGGCTGACGCCAAGGTCGTACGGGAGTTCACGGGGTACGCCATCGGGGGTGTGCCGCCGTTCGGGCACCGGACCCGGACGCGGGTGCTTGCCGACCGGGGGCTGATGGAGTTCGCGGAGGTGTGGGCCGCCGCCGGGAATCCGCACGCCGTGTTTCCCATGGCCCCCAAGGAGCTGGTGCGGCACGCGCAGGCGACCCTGGTCGACGTGCGGGAACGGGCGTGACCCCAGGGGTCACCGGGGCCGTCTTGCTCGCGGCGGTCACGCACGCCTGCTGGAACGCCCTCGCGCACAAGATCCCGGACAAGCTGGTGGGGCTCGCCCTGATCTCCGGGGGCGGGGCGGTGCTGGGGTTCGCGGCGGTGCCGTTCGCCGCGTTCCCGGACGGCGCCGCGTGGCCCTACCTCATCGCCTCGGCCGTCATCCACATGGCGTACTTCGCACTGCTGATGTGGTCCTTCAGGATCGGCGACTTCGGCCAGGCGTACCCCATCGCGCGAGGCAGCGCCCCGCTGATCGTCACCCTCCTCGCCGCCCTGTTCGCCCACGAGGTCCCGGACGGCTGGGCCGCGGCCGGCATCGCGCTGTCGTGCGCGGGCCTCAGCGGCGTCGCCCTGTGGGGACTACGGGGACGACGCCCCGACTGGACGGCGATCGGCGCGGCCCTCGGGACGGGGTTCACGATCGCCCTCTACACGGTCGTCGACGGACTCGGCGTCCGCGCCTCGGGGTCCTCGCTGGGTTACATCGCATGGCTGATGGGCGTCCAGGGCCTGGTCCTCCCGGCGTACGCATGGGCCCGCTGGCGCGGGCAGACGCTCGCCCGCCTCAAGCCGTACGCCCGCGTCGGCGCGCTCGGCGCCGTCCTCTCCTTCACCGCCTACGGCCTCGTCCTGTGGGCCCAGACCCGCGCCGAACTCGCCCCGATCGCCGCGCTCAGGGAGTCGTCCATCATCGTCGGCGCCGCGATCGGCGCGCTCTTCTTCAAGGAACGCTTCGGCGCACCCCGCGTCCTCGCGGCCGGGGTACTCGTCGTGGGGATCGGGCTGATGCTGCACAGCGGGTGAGGCGGGGCTGGCGCCGGGGCTGGAGTCAGAGTTGGGGCTGGTGCTGGTCCGCCCGTCGGACGGAACGGACGGCCGTGGTGGATCAGGCGGCGGTCGGGCGGCCGGCGTCGGCGCGCTTCTCCCCAGCTCCCCGAACGGGGCCAGGCGTCGCCGCCTCGCCCCGCAGCCGCGCGCCCCGCATCGCCCCGCGCCCTGTCGCGCCCCTCTCCGAGCCCGCGCCTCCCCGCTCACCACACCCCGCTCCTCCCCGCACCCCTCCGCTCACCGGCACAACCCCATCCCCCCGCGCGCCCTACCCGCCGGAAACCGGATCTACCCCAGCGGAAGCGCGTCCTGGTAGCCGTTCGACGGGCGGTCGATCCTCTTCAATGTCCGTGCGTCCAGGGCGACTTCGGCCGACGCCGTGCCGAGTGCGCCGGACGGGTGCCAGGTCCCCGTCACCGACACCCACGTGTCCGCCTTCGGCGGTGTCACCCCGTACACCTTGACCTTCAGCGATTGCGCGTCCGCCGCGCAGCAGCTGAGGAGGAGGCGGGTGAGGTACCACTCGCCGGGCCGGCCGGCGGGGGTGACGAAGCCGGTCAGGGTGACGGAGCGGGCGGCGATCGCCTTCGTGCGGTCCTGCTGGACGCGGGACGTGAAGTCGCCGAGCGTGATCGGCAGGGGGGACGTCGACGGCAGCGGGCCGAAGCCCTCCTCCGGCGCCGCCGCGACCGCCTTCGGCGACTCCCGGGACGCCGTGTACGAACCCAGCTCCGGCGGCGCGTACACCAGCAGACTCAGCGCCGGCAGGAACAACAGCCAGGCCACCGGCGGGACATGGGCCCCGCGAGCCCCCCGGTGCCGGTACGCCGCCCACGCCTCCGCCGCCCCGAGCAGCAGCAGGACGACGCCGGAGAGGATCAGCGGCGGACGCATCCCCTCCTTCACGTACCGCAGGAACA encodes:
- a CDS encoding YbaK/EbsC family protein, whose amino-acid sequence is MTTTDAHPLFARALQEMGLDEVLGRVRRFPEGARTAADAAAAIGCGLGEICKSLIFAADGVPVVVLMDGASRVDVGAVRGVLGVEEVTRADAKVVREFTGYAIGGVPPFGHRTRTRVLADRGLMEFAEVWAAAGNPHAVFPMAPKELVRHAQATLVDVRERA
- a CDS encoding DMT family transporter: MTPGVTGAVLLAAVTHACWNALAHKIPDKLVGLALISGGGAVLGFAAVPFAAFPDGAAWPYLIASAVIHMAYFALLMWSFRIGDFGQAYPIARGSAPLIVTLLAALFAHEVPDGWAAAGIALSCAGLSGVALWGLRGRRPDWTAIGAALGTGFTIALYTVVDGLGVRASGSSLGYIAWLMGVQGLVLPAYAWARWRGQTLARLKPYARVGALGAVLSFTAYGLVLWAQTRAELAPIAALRESSIIVGAAIGALFFKERFGAPRVLAAGVLVVGIGLMLHSG
- a CDS encoding TIGR03943 family putative permease subunit — translated: MKRVLQAALLALTGAGLLQVALFSEVFLRYVKEGMRPPLILSGVVLLLLGAAEAWAAYRHRGARGAHVPPVAWLLFLPALSLLVYAPPELGSYTASRESPKAVAAAPEEGFGPLPSTSPLPITLGDFTSRVQQDRTKAIAARSVTLTGFVTPAGRPGEWYLTRLLLSCCAADAQSLKVKVYGVTPPKADTWVSVTGTWHPSGALGTASAEVALDARTLKRIDRPSNGYQDALPLG